CCAGCTCCAGTTATCCAAACCTTTTTTGTGGATGAAGACGTGCAGGCCCAATCGCAGTTAGACGCTGTCGTGACGGTGGTTGATGCCCAGCATATCTGGCAACATTGGGATGCGGAGGAAGCGGTAGAACAAATTGCCTTTGCCGATGTCATCTTACTCAACAAGGTTGACCTGGTCACCCCTGAGCAATTGGACGACCTAGAACGTCGGATCCGCGAGATGAATGCGATCGCTAAAATCCACCGTACCCGCGATGCTCAGATCGACATGGACGATATTTTAGGTATCTCTGCCTTCGACCTCAACAATGCACTACAGATCGATCCTGAATTTCTCAACGAAACGGCCCATGAACACGATGAAACCGTATCCTCTATTGCCATTGTGGAAGCGGGTGCCCTGCATGGCGATCGCCTCAATGCTTGGATGGGAGAACTGTTGCGCGACCATGGCCCCGACATTTTCCGCATGAAGGGCATTCTCAATATTGACGGAGAAGACTGTCGCTTTGTCTTTCAAGGTATTCATATGTTATTTGACGGCCGTCAAGATCGTCCTTGGCGACCCGATGAGACCCGCAAGAATGAACTGGTGTTTATTGGCCGTAATTTAGAATCTCTGAATTTACTAGGGCGTTTTCGAGAATGCTTAGTCTAATGTAACCGTTCTTATCCTAGAAAAGGTGTTACTGAATCGCAAGATGATGTGTGCTAAGGAACCGCGAGCGAGATGCTCATGCTCGCAGTTCGTTTACGATTCAGGTAGGGTGAGTATCTTGCTCCCATTCCGGTTGCATAGCTCTATTCAGCAACGCCAAAACTACATATCGTGATCACTTGGTTTTCTGTCCCATGCCCACCACCCACCCCTTGCTTACGTTCCACTGGCAAACCACCTTACCCGAATATGTGACGGCGATCGCTTGGTCACCCGATGGTCAAACCCTAGGTGTCGGCACGGCTGCCGGTGATGTAGCCCTGTATGCGATCGCCTCTGGAGGTGCCACAGTCCTGCAAGCCCAGAGCGATCGCTCCATTGATACCCTAGCTTTCTCTGCCGATGGTCAGTTTTTAGCCACCGGCGGGCAAGATGGTGCCGTACAGATCTGGTCATGCCTGACAGAATCACCTCAGGTTGTCCAAACATTACAGGAAGATCGAGTCTGGGTCGATCGCTTAGTCTGGCATCCGACGGATCCGGAGCTAGCCATCAGCTTTGGGCGATCGGTGCAGGTCTGGAATGTAGCGACCCAAGATCAGGTGGCCACCCTAGACTTTGCAGCATCCTCAGTCCTGGATATAGCCTGGCATCCCCAGGGAGAACATCTCTCAGTGGCAGGACATCGCGCCATCAAAACGTGGCGACGCCAAGCCTGGGATGCCTCCCCCGAAGAACGTGAAACCAGCGCCGCCATCGAAGCGATCGCTTGGTCGTCTGATGGTCGTTACCTAGCGGCTGGCAACCACGATCGCACCCTATTAGTTTGGGAAATGGGTCATCCAGCCCCGTGGCAGATGCAAGGTTTTCCGGGTAAGGTACGTCAACTGGCCTGGCCCAGTGATTCCAAGTCGAATAAGACACCGCTTTTAGCCAGTGTTAGCGCAGAAGAGATCATTATTTGGCAAAAAGAGGTTGACCCTGATGCTGGCTGGACAGCCCAACCGTTATCTGTCCACATGAGTCGAGTGGTGGCGATCGCCTTCCAGCCAGGCTCCCGACTGCTAGCCTCAACCTCCGATGATGGAACCGTCTGTCTGTGCAAGTCTGCCAGCACGCTGATCCAGCGCCTACAGGGAGCGCCCGGCGGCTTTGCCTGTCTGGCTTGGCACCCCCAAGGACAATACTTGGCAGCAGGTGGCCAGCAAGGCGAACTAATCACCTGGGCGATCGCCGCCCGCGGCCGTGGTTTTGGCACATGAGGTTAAGGCAGCCCCTGGAATGCAGATTCAGGATGCTCCCCACGTCTCTTAATGCCACGTCACATGTCTTGCTTGGGGTGAGCCTCATCATCAAGGTGGATGGCTGATGGCGATGGGGGAGCTGGATGGGCGCAGGGTTCGCAGAGTCCGAAGAATTCTAGGGTGTGGTAATAGACCTTAAAGGATCCAGAGGCCTGGATTTGATCCTCCAGTTTCACAATTGGACAGTGATCGAGCACAAAAGAC
This DNA window, taken from Candidatus Obscuribacterales bacterium, encodes the following:
- a CDS encoding GTP-binding protein, with protein sequence MVTTAMTTPTPVTVLTGYLGAGKTTLLNRILTYEHGKKVAVIVNEFGEVGIDHQLVVDADEEIFEMNNGCICCTVRGDLIRIIGNLMKRRDRFDHLVIETTGLADPAPVIQTFFVDEDVQAQSQLDAVVTVVDAQHIWQHWDAEEAVEQIAFADVILLNKVDLVTPEQLDDLERRIREMNAIAKIHRTRDAQIDMDDILGISAFDLNNALQIDPEFLNETAHEHDETVSSIAIVEAGALHGDRLNAWMGELLRDHGPDIFRMKGILNIDGEDCRFVFQGIHMLFDGRQDRPWRPDETRKNELVFIGRNLESLNLLGRFRECLV